The region AGTTTCACTGATTGCAAGACTCTGCCAACGTTGAATCAACTGACTTGCTCCGCTTCTAAGAAAGTGTCGAAACAATGAGGCGCTGGCAACTGACTAAATATTCTTAGCTGTGGACATCGCGTTTGACTGCCGCTTGTCCACCAAGCACTGTAGCAAGCGGTATGGGTATAAATTAGTGGCTCGATTAGGCCTGCCAATTCTCCCGCTAAAGCAGACACTTCACTTAATCTGACGGCAACAATTTCTCCTTCACATATGGGTAGCTCATTCGTTGTTAACAGCGCTGTTTTTACACTTTGTTTTTGACTACTGTGCTCTAACTCTGTTTGCACTTCATCAAGGTCAAGTTCCTCAACATCAAGCAGTGAAATGGCGAAATCTTCTAACTGCTCAAAATAACGATTTAACTGCACCACTAGCCCAAATACGTTGCTTGGCAGCTCTGCTTGAAGAAAAATCGCAAACGAGTATATTCGCCCAACTTTATCGGTACTTGGCATCATCATACCCAGTGTCACAACACTTTGGTCATCGTCATTAGGCAACAAAAATCGCCAAACGGGCGCATTTAAATATCGCTGGTGCCATTGCTCTTTCAACTGTAATTGGGCACATTCGAGCGACTGGCTAAGCCAGTTGTCCCACTTGTCAATCAGCTCAGGGGCAACGTTACGTGTAATAAAATCGCCATAACTGGGCAGCTTGCCATAAAAACCGATGCGCTTAATCATCATTGGAACGACTCCAAGCAACGAAATCCCGCTAATGGCGCATTCACGAACGGATTGGGAGCATAAGGAGAGCTGATGTCATACACAGCTTCAAAGCCGTCAATCGCAAAATTTACGCTTACGCGGTTAGCATCTATCGTGCGCAGCTGATGTTTGTTGATTAACCTAAAAAACGCAAAAGGCCCCTCGTCTCGGTCGATCAAATCACTGCCATCTGCCCGCTTGAATGACAGCATTATTTGTTCAACAACTTGCTGTGACGGCCAAACAATTAGCTCATTTATTTGTGGGCCAAATTGATACGCTAGTTTTTGTCCTGACACATTTAAACTAACTTGCGACAGTCTTGCATCAAGCTCTGCTGGCCTGAACATCAATTGCACTGACGCGTTATCTTTATCCTGCGCAAAGTAACTTTCTTGAATTTTCGCGACACGCTCAAAGAACCGGAGCACTTGCTCGCCGTAACGCATGCCCATTGGGATGTTGGAGCGCCATCTCCACGGATAGCTGGCATTATTAACCAAGACTTGCAAATGTTGCTCGTAATACTGTTGTAAAATACCTTGAGCCCCGAATAAACGATTAAAGTCGCTGAGTAACACATCTTGTGAAGCGGTTGGAGTAAAAGGAAAACGAGACTGCGTAATTGCCTGACACGTCGTCAAATACTCAGCTAGCCAAATTTGAGCGATGTCAGCTCTGGTGCCTTTTTGTAGAACACTTTCAGCGTTTTTCGCCAATTCTTGCAGCCAGCGTTTAATGGGCGTAGGTTGGCGCGCGGCAAATGTTTTGAGCGCAATGACTGGCTTCATGTTTTGCTCTAATTCTTGATAGTCGCTTGCACTGCCAATCGCCTTGAGGTCGTTAAAATGAACATAAAGTGCGGAAAGGCGCGTCAGTAGCCGATCTTCAAACGCCGCTTGTGAATCTGCGTTCCTTAATCGCCGAATCCCACGAAAAGCCCTATCAATACTTTGTGTCGGCGAGTTAACCGCTTCATTATTATCGCGACTTCGCGCAGACAATATCCGCCCAATTGTACTTTGCGATTTAACGCCTTGCGCTGCTAATTGCTTAACTAAATTTTCGTCTTTAACATCCGTGCTAACGAGCAGCGTTTGCAGGAAATAAAGTAACGACGAGTTTTCACCGCTGGCATTTTCCAAGGTATTAATGGCGTCGTCCAAGGTGGCAAACGAGCGAACATTTAACTGACTTAACAAGCCACGCCAGTTATCAACAAAGTCACGGGCATAATGGCTCAGCATTTCATTGCGCAATACGATTGGCGAAGGCATTTGCACTTGCTCTCCCAACACCCAGTTGTCTTGTGCGGTGGTCGCAATGTACTTGGCTAGCTCTTGGGTACTCACTTTATTGAAAAATTCAGCGGTATAAAGCGCATTTAACTGAACTTTTTTCGCACCATTTTGAGCACCTCTGACAGTAAAAAACTGCTCCCATTGCGCACCAGCGAGATCTGCCATGCCTAACACTAAGCGGGTATCATGAATGTAGCTTTGCTTGAACTGATAATAATACAGCTCAGCAACAGGGCGTTGATTGAGTTTTCTGCGCGTGGCACTAATTAGCTGCTGATCAAGCTCAGCGGTGCGCAAGCCATCATTAATATAGTAAGAAAAGTGTTTGGCAAGTTGCTCACTTTGCGCACCGGAAAGTCGATATTGCAACGACCAAGCAACGGATAACCAATCGGATAAAAACTCGGGGTTACGCCGCTCGGTGTCATTGAGCATCAAATAGGCCTTTAGCCCCTGAAACAGCAGCTCGGTATCGGCATTGCGATTCGCCAATTGGCTTTCAAGCGTCGCTTTAACAGCCGGAAATAGGATTAGCTCTAACATTCGCTGATAGCTTTCGGTGAGCGAATCACGCAAGCTTCCTGCGACTCCTAGCCCTAAATAACCAATGCCGCTGGCGCGCACATTTTCTAATTCATCGAGAGATTTGGCGATATGGTTTAGCGGTGCTAAGGCGCCTGGTAAACGTTTGTATTTGTCGCTATTTACATTCTCTGGAGCGTATTGGGCTTGCCAATACGTGAGCTCTTGCTCTGTTTTTGCGATAACATTTTGACTGTGATTGTGACTGTAAAGCCATCCCATCAGTAGTAAGCTACTGGCGATTAACACGCTTAGATAGCCCACTCTGAGCATTATCCGTTTACGGCGCTCAAAGCGCGCTTCAACGCCAAATTCGTTTGCTTCTGGAAAAACAACCTGCTGGAGTAAGTCTTTGATAAAATAGCTTCTAGGCTCAGCAGTAAACCCCAAGCTTGGCCTTGCACTTAACCCAATACTTTGCGCGACCGAAGACAACAGTTTATCTATCGCAGCACCATGCTGAGTGCCACTGGTAAAGTAAATGCCTCTTACTTTACTGGCTCGGTAATAGTGATCACTGGTCGATAACTCACTGACAATTTGCGAGAGCAGGCTTTCAAGCCCGGCAATTTGATGGCTAAACTGGTATACCAAGGCTTTGCGACTTGGATCTCGCTCTAGCTCAATTCGCCGCCATTGTCGTTGCGTAATTGACCTGACTAACTGACTAAAACTCGCTTTAAAGCCGTCAATGCCATTGGAATTTGCCCCTTGCTTTTCGTCAAAAGTAATGCCAAAAACCTGCTCTCGTTCGCGATAACCGAACATTTCAAAGTAAGTGGTAAAGCCCGGTATTTTATCGCTTTTGGTCAACATCACGTACACCGGAAAGACCACATTGAAGCACTCATTTAACTCATTAATGCGCTGTTTTGCTTGGCTTATTAGTTGGGCAATGGCGTGGTTGCTGCCCGTTAGCAGCTCTTCCATGCTAAACGATAACAAAATGCCATTAACCGGCTTTTTCCGATATTTACTAATTAAACTCAGAAATTTTTGCCATGCGGCACTGTCGACTTGGGTGTTGCTTTCTTGGCTGGTGTAACGGCCAGCGGTATCAAGCAATACCGCATCTTGCGTAAACCACCAGTCGCAATTTTTAGTGCCGCCAATGCCTTTAACGGATTGATTACCAAATTGCTGCGCTAATGGAAACTCAAGACCAGAGTTTGACAGCAGCGTGGTTTTGCCCGATCCCGGCGAGCCAATAATCATGTACCAAGGCAACTCCGCCAGTGATCGGTTACCACTAGAATTGCGCTTGAGCACGGCAACGGCCTGTTCAAACTTTTCCTTTAACGCCGCCGCTTCCGCTGATTTTTCTTGTGCGAGTTGCGACTGCTCTTGTAGTTCTTGTGATAACGCTTCATTTTGTCGCTGTCTTTTGGTGTAGCGATAGAATGCAAACAACAGCCAGACCAACAACACCAGTGAGATAAAAAACAATTTATGCGGGTAAGTGGCAAAAGGCCGCCAGTCGGCAAATGCGAAATAGTGCCCTAACAAAAGCACCAGCAAAGCAAACACGATAAAGAACACCAATGGCATAAACCAAGGCTGAGCAAATAGCCGTTTAATCGCTGCCATTAGTTCGCCCCTTTGGCAAGTAGCACTATGTCTACTCGACGGTTTAATTGCCGGTTCTCTGCGCTATCGTTGGGCTTGAGTGGTTGCGTGTCGGCCACGCCACGCGCAATGTAACGCCCCGGCTGAGGATTGACGCCAGCTAACCAATCTTTGACAGCATTGGCGCGTTTTAATGAAATGACCCAGTTAGATTCAGCCTTGCCGGTCGAATCTGTGTGTCCGACGATTAACAGTCGGCCTTGGAACTCGGTTAACAGTTGTGCAATTGCCGATGTGCTTGGCAAGCTTTCAGCCGCAGGAACAGTGCTGCCACTGGCAAACAAGGCTGGGTGCACTAAGTGAATGACAGCAAAACCATCTTGCTCGCCAAGCATGACTTTTTGGGCATTAATATCAGCGCGCAATAGCGCACTTAAATTGATTGGCGTTTTACCAGTGTCTGCAGAAGTCGGCTGATTATAATTCATCAGCTCTTGGTCAATAATATCTTGCCAGCCAACTTTCGCTAACATTTGGTAAACAGGCTCAGTTTGCTTGCGTAGGTCGAAGAACAAAAACAGATAAGTAGCGCTCAATATCAGCAGTAAAATCGATGCCCACAGCCAAGGGGATGTGCTGATTTTGCTCGCCTCATTGCCCCTACCTATGCCCCGCCACTGAGGCGACAGCTCAGTGTCTGCTTGTGGGTAATACTGCTCTAATATTCGCGCTAGCTTTTGTTGTACGGCAAACAGCCCCGCCCCTTCATCTTTTGCTAATCGATATTTACCACAAAACCCGGTTGCCAAGCAGACGTAGGCAAGCTCGATAAGCGCGATGTTCTGGCTAAGGTTTGCTTGTAATTTATCAAGAATTAGGAAAAACTTTTCGCCGCCCCACGTTTCGTTGTGATACTTACTTAACAAGGTCTGCTGTGACCAACTACTTTGGCTTCCCCATGGGGTATTTAACACCAGTTCGTCCACTAAACAACACAGCATATAACGGGCGAGGACAATTTTGTCGGCGGGATAGCCGAGCGCCGTTAAATTTGATTCAAAGCCCGTAAATAAACTTTCCACTTCGCGCCTAATGGATGTCACGTCAGCCATTGGCTCAACACAATTTAAATTGCCAACAAACACTAAAATATCATTCGCATTGGCGAGGTAAGTATTGGGTAAGCTACCAAACGTTAAGTCGTGAACATGATGAGCGGCTGGGTGTTGTTGACTGCTTGGCGTTAGGTGTGAAGGTTGGTGACCAAGCGGCGATTGCTCGCCAGGTGCAGGATGAATGTTATCCGGTTGGCTCTGTCCAAAGCCATTGCCCGGGGCTGGGCGCCTCCGACCGCCGGGGTTGGGCATAATTATTGTTTTATTGCCATCGTCAGCCATTGCTAGCTCTCTCTGATCGCCCAAAGTTCGAGTTTTAAACCGGGGAAATTGCCGCCCACATGGATAGCAATGCCACCTGATGCAGCAAGTGCCTGCCAATACTCTCCTTGTTGTACTAACTCGAAATAAGCGCTGGCGCGTTGATAGGGAATTTGACGCGGCGCCACCGCTAAGCTGGAAACCTGTATGCCGGGTAACTGCACATTGACCAACTCGCGAATTTGATCAACCGAGCCAATTTTCACTTGCGACACAAAGTACTTTTTAAGCTCGTCAATCGCGATATCAGCACTAACGACCAAAACAAATGACGCATTGGCCAGTAAACTTTTGTCTGTAATAACGCCAACGTTGACACCATAGCTGCGCTCCTGCAACGGAATACTGACGGCTTTCTGCTCCAATACGGAACTGAAAGAGCGTTTGAGCTGCTCAATTAGCGGGGTAAACACTTGAGTAAGTGCCGCTTGCTGATACGCGGGTGTGTCAACACACTTGCGATTCGCCTGCGTAAACGTTGATAACTCCCCCACCATCTCCACCAAAACCATGTAAAGTTCATAGGGCGAAAGGCGAGCGCATTGCACATAGTGTTTAAGCACTGGTAAATAGCGGTTAATGGTTTGCAGCATCAGAAAATCAGTGACCTCAGCTGCAGCCGCTTTGCCCTCAACAGCGACACGTGCGGCCAAGGCTTCTGCTCGATGCTGCGCCATGCTTTCTAATTCAAATAAAAAGCTGCTTAGCTTACAGAGGTTTTTGACATTTAAAGTGGATGCGACAAAGTCGCCATCAAGCTCTACTTCGCCATTACTTTTCACGTCGTTAATGCGGGTCACAGGGATACAAATAAACTCGGCTCGGTCATCGCTTTCTTTTAGCAAGGTTAAGTTTAGCCCCGCCACTTCGATGTATTCTCGCTCTGATGCCTCACTGGCAATATCGCGCACTTCACACTCTTCCAGCAAGTAGCGGTAACGTTTAGCTTTACTGCTGTCTCGATTAATCTCACTGTTATTGGGTTTAAAGATATTCAGGCACAAATAAATGATCTGCCCGCGATCACTATCAACCACATCCAAGGCATCTGGCAGTGGTGTATGGCTTGGCACATTGAAGTAGCTGCCATCGGGAAAAATGCCATCGCCGCTGAGCATACTAATTTTGCCCGTTTGCAATAGCGCCGCATCAAATTCAATGTGCTCAACTCCCCAAGCCACATGATCAATCAACAGGCTAGTCGCGTGTATTTGGTGCTCAAGGTAGCGGGTTTGCTGCTGAAAGTGCTGCGGTAAAAGCAACATGCCTTCACTCCAAACCACGCGCTTTTGACTAGACATAAATCTTCCCTACTCCTCTATCAACACGCGAATGCTCAGCTTGTTCACCAGAATGATGAGTTCACCTTGGCCGAAACTGAGCCAGCCCTTTTCAGGCACATCAACGATGGATCGCCATGAGGCGTTTTCAATATCCCGAAAACCGGCAACAACGCCGATGTGTTTGGCGCTTTTTGAAATCGCTAACTCAATTTCCTGATCGCTACCTGGCTGAATCAGGTATTGATTAACTTGAATTAACTCGGTACCCAGTGAACGTTCGTGCGCGCCCAGTAGCTCATTGAAATCCGCCTTGTTAAAATTGGTGTTACTGCTAAGCTGCATTACTTTAATGGCAACAGGCGACGGAGATTGCGACACACTCGGGTTAATATCAGATGCGGCAGTAATGCGATATGAAAAGGAAACTTCCCGATCCGGTTCGCTGGCGCAGCTGGTGATACATAAAAGGCTGGCAATCACCCCATACCGCCAACAAGATTGCAATAGCTGGCTCCCTGTCATAACGGTTTCCCCTTATTTGTCCTGTTTTAAATTTGAAACTTGTCGCTGGTACGCCTCGGCAAACTCTTTGCCTAAAATATCTTGCAGATTCTCGTTAATTGCCTTGCTGAGCTTTTGGTGCTCTGTTTGAAACGTCTCCCAATAGCGCGCCGATGGCATAATATTTAACAGCTTGTTATTGGGCGATTTTGTCTTTTCCTTAATCACCTCTGGCGACAAGCTTGTTAACACACTTTGCAGCGCCGCTTGTAAACCAGCCAGAAACGCGAGTTGGTGTACTTGAACATCATGGCATGCCTCACTAATGGCCTCACTTGCTCCTAAATAGGCCGTTTTTTTACGAACCAGTAAGGTTTCCAGCGCTTCTTGCGCATCAATAGAAAATTTTAGTGGGTTATTGGAGCGTGGTTTGATGGCCGTTAATGCTAAGCGTGATTCTTCTTTAAATACCGTGCGCCCTTTAAGCAGCCCCATAATGCCAGTAACGGCTTCTTTTATTATCTCTGCCGAATCTTCCACAAATGCTTGCTCGTCCACTTGCGATCTCAATTCGTTAGCTAACTCTAAGCCGCTATAAAGTGTCGTAAACGCTGGTTCAGATTGACTGCGTTTGTGGTCTTCTGTTGAAGGCTTTACTTGCGACTTGGCATCAGATTGAAGGGGGGCATTATCAGTTTTTTGCCACGGATTTGGTTCATTAACAGGGTTGCTAGCTTGGTTATCTGCTTGAAAGTCAGGTATTGGGGGCGGCTGATTGCTCGCTGGCTCAGTTGCAGGTTTAGTTGCAGCCTCTTTATCTTTGGTCAGTAAGGAAATATTCCAGTCTGTGGGAATGCGCTCATTACTGGGTTTAGCAGGTTCAAAATAACCATCCAATGCTTGCTCTGCGCCATCACTTAACGGTAAGTCGCTTATCGGCATATTGGCCTGCTTGTCGTCAATGCCATGCTTATCATGTTTACCATGCTTAGGCTGAGCTAAATCTAACTCATCTAATATACTTGCAGGTGAGATGCCTTCTGCCTGCTCGCCCAGCCCCACCTCTGATGGGCTTGACA is a window of Thalassotalea euphylliae DNA encoding:
- the tssM gene encoding type VI secretion system membrane subunit TssM, whose product is MAAIKRLFAQPWFMPLVFFIVFALLVLLLGHYFAFADWRPFATYPHKLFFISLVLLVWLLFAFYRYTKRQRQNEALSQELQEQSQLAQEKSAEAAALKEKFEQAVAVLKRNSSGNRSLAELPWYMIIGSPGSGKTTLLSNSGLEFPLAQQFGNQSVKGIGGTKNCDWWFTQDAVLLDTAGRYTSQESNTQVDSAAWQKFLSLISKYRKKPVNGILLSFSMEELLTGSNHAIAQLISQAKQRINELNECFNVVFPVYVMLTKSDKIPGFTTYFEMFGYREREQVFGITFDEKQGANSNGIDGFKASFSQLVRSITQRQWRRIELERDPSRKALVYQFSHQIAGLESLLSQIVSELSTSDHYYRASKVRGIYFTSGTQHGAAIDKLLSSVAQSIGLSARPSLGFTAEPRSYFIKDLLQQVVFPEANEFGVEARFERRKRIMLRVGYLSVLIASSLLLMGWLYSHNHSQNVIAKTEQELTYWQAQYAPENVNSDKYKRLPGALAPLNHIAKSLDELENVRASGIGYLGLGVAGSLRDSLTESYQRMLELILFPAVKATLESQLANRNADTELLFQGLKAYLMLNDTERRNPEFLSDWLSVAWSLQYRLSGAQSEQLAKHFSYYINDGLRTAELDQQLISATRRKLNQRPVAELYYYQFKQSYIHDTRLVLGMADLAGAQWEQFFTVRGAQNGAKKVQLNALYTAEFFNKVSTQELAKYIATTAQDNWVLGEQVQMPSPIVLRNEMLSHYARDFVDNWRGLLSQLNVRSFATLDDAINTLENASGENSSLLYFLQTLLVSTDVKDENLVKQLAAQGVKSQSTIGRILSARSRDNNEAVNSPTQSIDRAFRGIRRLRNADSQAAFEDRLLTRLSALYVHFNDLKAIGSASDYQELEQNMKPVIALKTFAARQPTPIKRWLQELAKNAESVLQKGTRADIAQIWLAEYLTTCQAITQSRFPFTPTASQDVLLSDFNRLFGAQGILQQYYEQHLQVLVNNASYPWRWRSNIPMGMRYGEQVLRFFERVAKIQESYFAQDKDNASVQLMFRPAELDARLSQVSLNVSGQKLAYQFGPQINELIVWPSQQVVEQIMLSFKRADGSDLIDRDEGPFAFFRLINKHQLRTIDANRVSVNFAIDGFEAVYDISSPYAPNPFVNAPLAGFRCLESFQ
- the tagF gene encoding type VI secretion system-associated protein TagF, which codes for MMIKRIGFYGKLPSYGDFITRNVAPELIDKWDNWLSQSLECAQLQLKEQWHQRYLNAPVWRFLLPNDDDQSVVTLGMMMPSTDKVGRIYSFAIFLQAELPSNVFGLVVQLNRYFEQLEDFAISLLDVEELDLDEVQTELEHSSQKQSVKTALLTTNELPICEGEIVAVRLSEVSALAGELAGLIEPLIYTHTACYSAWWTSGSQTRCPQLRIFSQLPAPHCFDTFLEAEQVS
- the tssJ gene encoding type VI secretion system lipoprotein TssJ, producing the protein MTGSQLLQSCWRYGVIASLLCITSCASEPDREVSFSYRITAASDINPSVSQSPSPVAIKVMQLSSNTNFNKADFNELLGAHERSLGTELIQVNQYLIQPGSDQEIELAISKSAKHIGVVAGFRDIENASWRSIVDVPEKGWLSFGQGELIILVNKLSIRVLIEE
- the tssK gene encoding type VI secretion system baseplate subunit TssK — protein: MSSQKRVVWSEGMLLLPQHFQQQTRYLEHQIHATSLLIDHVAWGVEHIEFDAALLQTGKISMLSGDGIFPDGSYFNVPSHTPLPDALDVVDSDRGQIIYLCLNIFKPNNSEINRDSSKAKRYRYLLEECEVRDIASEASEREYIEVAGLNLTLLKESDDRAEFICIPVTRINDVKSNGEVELDGDFVASTLNVKNLCKLSSFLFELESMAQHRAEALAARVAVEGKAAAAEVTDFLMLQTINRYLPVLKHYVQCARLSPYELYMVLVEMVGELSTFTQANRKCVDTPAYQQAALTQVFTPLIEQLKRSFSSVLEQKAVSIPLQERSYGVNVGVITDKSLLANASFVLVVSADIAIDELKKYFVSQVKIGSVDQIRELVNVQLPGIQVSSLAVAPRQIPYQRASAYFELVQQGEYWQALAASGGIAIHVGGNFPGLKLELWAIRES
- the tagH gene encoding type VI secretion system-associated FHA domain protein TagH, producing the protein MAVSLEFSVINTAAETATEPMLFAFGANGGSIGRADTNDCVLIDHNRLISGNHARVDFEQGQFYLTDTSTNGCWLKGQAAPIGKGNRVCISGGEVVVIGHYEFCFHTPDTLASAAGTDDLLNQISGDDPMASLDFPLDEPSPTSNTPVDYNVNVSSPSEVGLGEQAEGISPASILDELDLAQPKHGKHDKHGIDDKQANMPISDLPLSDGAEQALDGYFEPAKPSNERIPTDWNISLLTKDKEAATKPATEPASNQPPPIPDFQADNQASNPVNEPNPWQKTDNAPLQSDAKSQVKPSTEDHKRSQSEPAFTTLYSGLELANELRSQVDEQAFVEDSAEIIKEAVTGIMGLLKGRTVFKEESRLALTAIKPRSNNPLKFSIDAQEALETLLVRKKTAYLGASEAISEACHDVQVHQLAFLAGLQAALQSVLTSLSPEVIKEKTKSPNNKLLNIMPSARYWETFQTEHQKLSKAINENLQDILGKEFAEAYQRQVSNLKQDK
- the icmH gene encoding type IVB secretion system protein IcmH/DotU — encoded protein: MADDGNKTIIMPNPGGRRRPAPGNGFGQSQPDNIHPAPGEQSPLGHQPSHLTPSSQQHPAAHHVHDLTFGSLPNTYLANANDILVFVGNLNCVEPMADVTSIRREVESLFTGFESNLTALGYPADKIVLARYMLCCLVDELVLNTPWGSQSSWSQQTLLSKYHNETWGGEKFFLILDKLQANLSQNIALIELAYVCLATGFCGKYRLAKDEGAGLFAVQQKLARILEQYYPQADTELSPQWRGIGRGNEASKISTSPWLWASILLLILSATYLFLFFDLRKQTEPVYQMLAKVGWQDIIDQELMNYNQPTSADTGKTPINLSALLRADINAQKVMLGEQDGFAVIHLVHPALFASGSTVPAAESLPSTSAIAQLLTEFQGRLLIVGHTDSTGKAESNWVISLKRANAVKDWLAGVNPQPGRYIARGVADTQPLKPNDSAENRQLNRRVDIVLLAKGAN